In Ostrea edulis chromosome 4, xbOstEdul1.1, whole genome shotgun sequence, a single window of DNA contains:
- the LOC125669443 gene encoding cholesterol 25-hydroxylase-like: MGRSYKIPDVQPPILSANEVVPKATYNLGGKKKWFDNHWDQYITWGTRLIILLISTMSFIYHNLLQRFVNSSWLTLRKSWIFNSAYFETWWTTFCFAWIIPLYPFAIHFIPLLDKYKIHPSVTYVHQTILGMLKEAVVYMAPLMFLDAIIVKKYHNVDPSVWTLKQQSIIQYTRELPVDPPDLKSILFHLIASIMTFDVLFFIVHLVFHRNVWIYQIIHAQHHQHDVMHPHVTNKLTVVERLVLILSANFALKMYNSHPLTRMMFVPVFICLLVENHTGYDFPFGLHRVIPFNLYGGSVKHYKHHIHGSKYYQPFFTYLDYFLAKTSNNRNMKHKYEI, encoded by the coding sequence ATGGGAAGATCTTATAAAATCCCAGACGTGCAGCCACCAATTTTGAGTGCCAACGAAGTTGTTCCAAAAGCTACATACAATCTAGGAGGGAAGAAGAAATGGTTTGATAACCATTGGGACCAGTACATTACGTGGGGTACCAGACTTATAATTCTTCTGATCTCAACAATGAGCTTTATCTATCATAATCTTCTCCAAAGGTTCGTAAACAGTTCTTGGCTAACTTTACGAAAATCTTGGATTTTTAATtcggcttattttgagacgtggTGGACAACGTTTTGTTTTGCATGGATCATCCCTCTATATCCGTTTGCAATACATTTTATCCCGCTACTggacaaatataaaattcatccATCTGTCACCTATGTGCATCAGACCATTTTAGGAATGCTGAAAGAAGCTGTGGTGTACATGGCGCCTTTAATGTTTCTCGATGCCATTATCGTCAAGAAATACCACAATGTGGATCCAAGTGTATGGACACTAAAACAGCAGTCCATTATTCAGTACACTAGAGAGCTCCCAGTGGATCCGCCCGATCTTAAAAGTATCTTATTTCATCTCATCGCCTCTATCATGACATTTGATGTCCTATTTTTCATTGTGCACCTGGTCTTTCATAGAAATGTATGGATCTACCAAATAATTCATGCTCAACATCATCAACATGACGTCATGCACCCTCACGTGACCAACAAACTTACGGTAGTTGAGAGACTTGTGTTGATCCTGTCTGCCAACTTTGCACTTAAAATGTACAACAGTCACCCCTTGACTAGGATGATGTTTGTCCCGGTGTTTATCTGCCTCCTTGTAGAGAACCACACTGGTTACGACTTTCCATTTGGATTACATCGCGTGATTCCATTTAACCTGTATGGCGGATCTGTAAAACATTACAAACATCATATACATGGTTCTAAGTATTACCAACCATTCTTTACGTACTTAGATTATTTTCTAGCAAAGACATCAAATAATAGGAACATGAAgcacaaatatgaaatatga